One Oceanicoccus sagamiensis genomic region harbors:
- a CDS encoding Rpn family recombination-promoting nuclease/putative transposase: MSNSQPPNIHDTFFRAAMKHQRVALDFIRHHCPKEIALALDSQTLKLLPNNYIADDLQETTSDLVFSCKIANKPAYINLLIEHQSSPDKMLPFRVHHYLFGLLYNHHKQHPKKKLPAVYTLVFYHGRQTPYPYSLSLLDGFDDPLGIMHKVLYKPLPLIDANQLSDKELKQQRWIGPMLTAMKYIRQKDMTNNVMDILASLLWNTEKHDEKPLLKLLLNYIFRGGNINVKDVAIRAKTQRITHSVRRDVMTTAEQLEAQGMRKGIEKGKLEGKREGKQESMNEVAIKLLNEGAEIAFVQKITGLSPAEIQALK; the protein is encoded by the coding sequence ATGAGCAATTCCCAACCCCCGAATATCCACGATACCTTCTTTCGTGCAGCGATGAAGCACCAGCGGGTTGCGCTGGACTTTATTCGCCATCATTGTCCTAAAGAGATTGCTTTGGCCCTGGACAGCCAAACCCTAAAGCTGTTGCCCAATAATTATATTGCGGATGACTTACAGGAAACGACCAGTGATTTGGTATTTAGCTGCAAGATTGCCAATAAGCCTGCTTATATCAATCTATTGATTGAACATCAGTCCAGCCCCGATAAGATGCTGCCGTTTCGGGTTCATCATTATTTATTTGGCTTGTTATATAACCACCACAAGCAGCACCCAAAGAAAAAACTGCCTGCAGTTTATACGCTGGTATTTTATCATGGCAGGCAAACGCCCTACCCTTATTCATTATCGCTGCTTGATGGCTTTGATGACCCTCTGGGGATTATGCATAAAGTATTATATAAGCCGCTTCCTCTGATTGACGCTAATCAGCTTTCCGATAAAGAACTGAAGCAGCAACGCTGGATTGGGCCTATGCTGACAGCAATGAAATATATTCGACAAAAGGATATGACGAATAATGTAATGGATATACTGGCGTCACTGCTGTGGAATACTGAGAAGCACGATGAAAAGCCGTTACTTAAGCTGCTATTGAACTACATTTTTCGTGGAGGTAATATCAACGTCAAAGACGTGGCTATCAGGGCCAAAACTCAACGAATTACTCATTCAGTAAGGAGAGATGTAATGACAACAGCCGAGCAATTGGAAGCACAAGGTATGCGAAAAGGCATAGAGAAAGGCAAGCTCGAAGGCAAGCGGGAAGGCAAACAAGAAAGCATGAACGAAGTGGCCATCAAGCTACTCAACGAAGGGGCTGAAATTGCCTTTGTACAAAAAATTACTGGACTGTCCCCGGCCGAGATTCAGGCCCTTAAATAA
- a CDS encoding Trm112 family protein — protein sequence MNIAEYTEILRCPACAGKGRGELTPLKADWLACDCGRQYPIVEGIPVMLPDEGEKWFKVPADELPEITEHDRFVNA from the coding sequence ATGAATATTGCAGAATATACAGAAATCCTAAGATGCCCAGCTTGTGCCGGTAAAGGCCGCGGTGAATTAACACCGCTTAAAGCAGATTGGTTGGCTTGTGACTGTGGCCGCCAGTACCCTATCGTTGAAGGTATTCCTGTCATGTTGCCCGATGAAGGTGAGAAGTGGTTTAAGGTCCCTGCGGACGAGCTGCCAGAAATTACTGAGCACGACCGTTTTGTAAACGCTTAG
- a CDS encoding BCD family MFS transporter, translated as MIVSEGRAKLQFTLQKIAIAWSFCMVVTSVNRVAISDLGLPAALMAVIIGVYTLFGPIQPVIGRMCERWPIMGYRRTPYMLIGTLLGSLAFPLMPPVMLYMVEGSLLGYLAFLLLFCAFGLCIAMQANVFLDLLNDVTTDETRSRVVTMTWTIQALSMAAWAYVFGLLMPEYTPEGMQFMYNLSPLVMMSITILGLWGLETKLTPEQLAEIKRNPPKPVKLLEPMKESINVIQYNRHAALFFVFIIFSLLSVFLQDMIQEVWAADLFEMEAGESTIFQTLYNGLQTVGMAACGIFVGVTASKRKQKVIDAGGNGDEVKTLPMDFGKKLLKIGASLSILGFALLAWASYEKNLDLFYAFYCLSAFSLGLYVFPSISFMADMTVKGQESKYLGLWSLAQVIGLFLSFTVSGLLYSVLVESGWLQGNMAFSIIFILQALMVVLCYIAVRNVTIEGLQAGARTE; from the coding sequence ATGATTGTTAGTGAAGGGCGTGCAAAATTACAATTTACCTTACAAAAAATTGCCATAGCCTGGAGTTTTTGTATGGTAGTGACTTCGGTAAACCGGGTGGCTATTTCTGACCTGGGCTTGCCGGCGGCATTGATGGCAGTGATTATTGGTGTCTATACCTTGTTTGGCCCTATCCAGCCAGTGATCGGTCGTATGTGTGAGCGCTGGCCGATTATGGGTTACCGCAGAACACCTTATATGCTGATTGGTACTTTATTAGGCAGTCTGGCTTTTCCGTTAATGCCGCCAGTGATGCTGTATATGGTAGAAGGTAGCTTACTCGGTTACCTGGCTTTCCTATTATTATTCTGTGCCTTTGGTTTGTGTATTGCCATGCAGGCCAATGTATTTTTGGATTTGCTCAATGATGTAACCACTGACGAAACTCGCTCACGCGTTGTTACCATGACCTGGACGATTCAGGCCCTGTCTATGGCTGCCTGGGCTTATGTATTCGGTCTGTTAATGCCGGAATATACGCCTGAAGGTATGCAGTTTATGTATAACCTGTCACCGCTGGTGATGATGAGTATTACTATTCTTGGTCTCTGGGGTTTGGAAACCAAGCTGACCCCCGAGCAGTTGGCTGAAATAAAACGCAATCCACCCAAACCGGTAAAATTGTTAGAGCCGATGAAAGAATCCATCAATGTGATTCAGTACAACCGCCATGCTGCGCTGTTTTTTGTGTTTATTATTTTCTCGCTATTATCGGTTTTTCTACAGGATATGATTCAGGAAGTATGGGCAGCGGATTTATTTGAGATGGAAGCCGGTGAGTCAACGATCTTCCAAACCTTATATAACGGTTTGCAAACAGTGGGTATGGCGGCCTGCGGTATCTTTGTGGGTGTTACTGCCAGTAAGCGCAAGCAGAAAGTGATTGATGCGGGCGGCAATGGTGATGAGGTTAAAACCCTGCCGATGGACTTTGGTAAGAAATTGCTAAAAATTGGCGCCAGCTTATCCATTCTTGGTTTTGCTTTATTAGCCTGGGCCTCTTACGAAAAAAATCTTGATTTGTTTTATGCCTTCTACTGTTTAAGTGCCTTTTCTCTGGGTTTATATGTTTTTCCGTCCATCAGCTTTATGGCGGATATGACGGTCAAAGGACAGGAGAGTAAATACCTTGGCCTATGGAGCCTGGCCCAGGTTATTGGTCTGTTTTTATCGTTTACTGTTAGCGGCTTGCTCTATTCCGTATTAGTAGAGTCAGGCTGGTTACAGGGCAATATGGCTTTCTCGATTATCTTTATCTTGCAGGCATTAATGGTAGTACTTTGTTATATCGCGGTCCGTAATGTAACCATCGAAGGTTTACAGGCAGGCGCCAGAACCGAATAA
- a CDS encoding BCD family MFS transporter: MANDSKAMLWLRAFQLTLPRAAAGWLFALLTSNFNRIAIYELGIAAVVVTSMLGLYHFLSPFQVIYGRISDRVPMFGYHRTPYVVIGMMLSACAVAALPYIVVPMSVNPDVIGFLAFPYAAYVVGFVILIIFGLGFAMAGANHLALVAEVIPERSRGIVTAFIWTMLIIGMIASLQFIRSYMPDYDIDTMKSLYLLSIPVVGVVTILGVIGVEKKVSSPLEHAHMSDDKGEEHATMKDFLVAVISNPAVRNFFLFIFLFQIGYSLQDNILEVFGAEVLKMTVGETGRFQQIWGGGAIVGMFVMGFLVFRGALSKRIAITIGIAGIVFSLLLLAYGAYQVDGSIVNTSLVIMGFFNGFALVGTLTAMMEFTTDAERGAYIGLWGLAIAFANGIASIAAGQLVTSWIESGLFTAVLGFTYIFTIEALITLTSLWFLWRVNHSSLSKKINRDGMSKAMEADLG; the protein is encoded by the coding sequence ATGGCAAACGATTCTAAAGCAATGTTATGGCTACGTGCATTCCAGCTAACCCTTCCCAGAGCGGCGGCGGGTTGGTTGTTTGCCCTTTTAACCAGTAACTTTAATCGCATTGCGATTTATGAGTTAGGCATTGCGGCGGTTGTTGTTACCAGTATGTTGGGTCTATACCACTTTCTGTCACCGTTTCAGGTGATCTATGGTCGCATCTCTGATCGGGTGCCGATGTTTGGCTATCACCGTACGCCTTATGTCGTGATCGGTATGATGTTATCGGCGTGTGCTGTTGCGGCTTTGCCCTATATCGTGGTGCCGATGTCAGTCAATCCCGATGTGATTGGCTTTCTTGCTTTTCCCTATGCGGCCTATGTGGTTGGCTTTGTGATTCTGATTATTTTTGGTTTAGGCTTTGCCATGGCGGGTGCTAACCACTTAGCGCTGGTGGCAGAAGTTATTCCCGAGCGCAGCCGCGGTATTGTAACGGCGTTTATCTGGACCATGTTGATTATTGGGATGATTGCTTCGCTGCAATTTATTCGTAGCTATATGCCTGACTATGATATTGATACGATGAAGTCTTTGTATCTGCTGTCGATCCCCGTGGTAGGCGTAGTCACCATACTCGGTGTGATCGGCGTTGAGAAAAAAGTTAGCTCGCCACTGGAGCATGCTCATATGAGCGATGATAAGGGTGAGGAGCATGCGACGATGAAAGACTTTTTGGTTGCAGTTATTAGCAATCCTGCGGTGCGTAACTTCTTCCTGTTTATCTTTTTATTCCAAATCGGCTATAGCCTGCAAGACAATATTTTAGAAGTCTTTGGCGCTGAAGTATTAAAGATGACCGTTGGCGAAACCGGGCGCTTCCAGCAAATCTGGGGTGGCGGTGCGATTGTCGGTATGTTTGTAATGGGCTTTTTGGTTTTCCGCGGTGCGCTATCCAAGCGTATAGCCATTACCATTGGTATTGCCGGTATTGTGTTTAGCTTATTGCTGTTGGCTTATGGCGCTTATCAGGTTGACGGGTCTATCGTGAATACCTCGCTGGTCATTATGGGTTTCTTTAACGGCTTTGCCTTAGTGGGCACCTTAACCGCGATGATGGAATTTACCACCGATGCTGAGCGCGGTGCTTATATCGGTCTATGGGGCTTGGCGATTGCCTTTGCCAACGGTATTGCTTCGATTGCTGCTGGTCAGCTGGTTACTTCATGGATTGAGAGCGGCTTATTTACAGCGGTACTGGGTTTTACGTATATCTTTACCATCGAAGCGCTGATTACATTGACCAGCCTATGGTTCCTGTGGCGAGTAAATCACTCCAGCTTAAGTAAAAAAATTAATCGTGATGGCATGAGTAAGGCTATGGAAGCCGACTTGGGCTAG
- a CDS encoding class I SAM-dependent methyltransferase, whose amino-acid sequence MSKAYNEMSYVEIAAIYNDINNIPLDAAEQLGRSVADMVGEGATILDLGGGAGRISVPIAAHTKMIALDIEHHMQKASKKLGADRNIPIKNSVGTILKLPFADNTFDAVITTNVFHQVDCWRCAIRETARVLKPGGTFIIGRDILDPETNASKLRTAARIMTAGIDSDMIPTDAAGPALYEFIGKLGGKLGEEVDGCHWEETISGRTILERMANRTNNETWSLSDATLSELMEEITEFAEDELEDIDQEETLLWKFGLQPIKGLA is encoded by the coding sequence ATGAGTAAAGCTTATAACGAAATGTCCTACGTAGAGATCGCAGCGATCTATAACGATATCAACAATATCCCTCTGGATGCCGCTGAGCAGTTGGGCCGCTCTGTTGCGGATATGGTCGGCGAAGGTGCCACCATACTGGATTTAGGGGGTGGTGCCGGCCGTATCTCCGTACCTATTGCAGCGCACACTAAAATGATTGCTCTGGATATTGAACACCATATGCAAAAGGCCAGTAAAAAATTAGGCGCTGACCGCAATATCCCCATTAAAAATTCCGTGGGTACTATTTTAAAGCTGCCTTTTGCTGACAACACCTTTGATGCAGTTATTACCACTAACGTTTTTCATCAGGTGGATTGCTGGCGCTGTGCCATTCGTGAAACTGCTCGCGTACTAAAGCCGGGCGGTACCTTTATTATTGGTCGTGATATTCTTGACCCCGAAACCAACGCCAGCAAACTGCGTACCGCTGCCAGAATTATGACCGCCGGTATCGATTCCGATATGATCCCCACTGATGCAGCAGGCCCAGCGCTTTATGAGTTTATCGGTAAATTGGGTGGCAAGCTGGGTGAAGAAGTGGATGGTTGTCACTGGGAAGAGACCATTTCCGGTCGTACTATTCTTGAGCGAATGGCTAATCGCACCAATAACGAAACCTGGAGTCTTAGTGACGCTACCTTAAGTGAACTGATGGAAGAAATTACCGAGTTTGCTGAAGATGAACTGGAAGATATTGATCAGGAAGAAACCTTACTCTGGAAGTTTGGTTTACAGCCCATCAAAGGCTTAGCTTAA
- a CDS encoding ArsR/SmtB family transcription factor: MSKTDKTETPLPKSTESFEALLSLFKASSDQMRVKVLHLLNKDSYGVLELCNLFDCKQPTMSHHLKTLSKAGLVSSRREGSSIYYQRVRRPADDEFEQLQQSIFAAIDKLPVPPPQAARIELIKQDRAEDSRRFFTENFEKISQQQAHVASYDLYSQSTLELIEKYTHSFAAGAKVLEIGPGDGDFLTKLSPLFKEVYALDNAKPMLEAAQSTVAEHKLSNIHFIEGDTQSKQLEEVEVDVAVTNMVLHHIPSPAKTFVDVAKHLPVNGQFFISELCNHNQDWVKESVGDLWMGFDPDDISQWAKEAGFSVGDSIYLTQRNGFRIQIRQFIKTA; encoded by the coding sequence ATGAGCAAGACTGATAAAACAGAGACCCCCCTACCCAAGTCTACGGAAAGCTTTGAAGCACTGCTCTCTCTATTCAAAGCCAGCAGCGACCAAATGCGGGTTAAGGTACTCCACCTACTGAATAAGGACTCCTACGGTGTGTTAGAGCTCTGTAATCTGTTTGATTGCAAGCAGCCCACCATGAGCCACCATTTAAAAACCCTGTCCAAGGCAGGTCTGGTATCCAGCCGCCGGGAAGGCAGTAGTATTTATTACCAACGGGTCAGACGCCCCGCTGACGATGAATTTGAGCAGTTGCAACAGTCTATCTTTGCTGCGATTGATAAGTTACCGGTACCACCACCACAGGCGGCCAGAATTGAGCTCATCAAACAGGATAGAGCCGAGGACTCCCGTCGCTTCTTTACAGAAAACTTTGAAAAAATCAGCCAGCAGCAAGCCCATGTCGCCTCCTATGATTTATATAGCCAGAGTACGCTGGAGCTTATTGAAAAATATACCCATAGTTTTGCTGCCGGAGCCAAGGTCCTGGAAATAGGCCCTGGTGATGGCGACTTCCTGACAAAACTATCCCCTTTATTCAAAGAAGTCTACGCCCTTGATAACGCCAAACCGATGCTGGAGGCTGCACAAAGCACGGTCGCCGAACATAAGCTCTCCAATATTCACTTTATTGAAGGTGATACCCAAAGCAAACAGCTTGAAGAGGTTGAGGTTGATGTGGCAGTAACCAATATGGTGCTGCACCATATCCCCTCCCCTGCCAAGACCTTTGTCGATGTCGCCAAACACCTACCGGTCAATGGCCAGTTTTTTATCTCTGAGTTATGCAATCACAATCAGGATTGGGTGAAAGAATCGGTTGGGGATTTATGGATGGGATTTGACCCGGATGATATTAGCCAGTGGGCGAAGGAAGCGGGTTTTAGTGTGGGTGATAGTATTTACCTGACCCAGCGTAATGGTTTTAGAATTCAAATCCGGCAGTTTATTAAAACGGCCTGA